GGAGTTCGAGCCTTTCGATGGGGGTCTCTGATGGCCCACCCCTACCACCACGCCCGCAGTTCAGCCCGCAAATTCGGCGGGGTGCCCGAAGACTACCTGGAGATTCACAGCTGGTTTGACCAGACCAAAGCCTCCTGGGCAGACCTCCGTCACCGCGCTGTCCTGCACTCCAGTTTCGGCATTTTCCTGTGTGAACAGGTCTTCGGGGTCACCATCACCCGCAAATCCGACGGCAAGGTGGTCCCCACCCGCCTGATTGGAGAGCAGCATGTCGTGGAAGACCTCGGGAAGATCCCCACCCTGCAAGACTGGCTGGAAGACCTGCCCTTCAAGGACTGGATGCTCAGAGGGGCCAGACCCCTCAGTCGGGAACTTGGAGAGGAGGTTTCGAGGGAAACGCCAGAGTCA
This genomic window from Deinococcus cellulosilyticus NBRC 106333 = KACC 11606 contains:
- a CDS encoding DUF6915 family protein; the protein is MAHPYHHARSSARKFGGVPEDYLEIHSWFDQTKASWADLRHRAVLHSSFGIFLCEQVFGVTITRKSDGKVVPTRLIGEQHVVEDLGKIPTLQDWLEDLPFKDWMLRGARPLSRELGEEVSRETPESGS